The genomic stretch GCCTCCATGTGTTCGCATGTCACAGTAAACTTCAAAGCTATCATTTCTGGGGTCAGGGCTAATCCTGTAGATTCCGTTACTCCTTCTGCCTGCTGTGTAATGATCAGCACAGTCTCTCTGCATTATTTGTATAACTGGGGGAAGAACAGATAGTGTTAGAATAAACATAATTTCAATTTCAAAATAAGCACACAGGCTGATGTGGCATACAGAACTTGGATTGGATAGGCTTCTACATAGGAAATAATTACAGCAATTTCAGTTCTAGAGAGAAACAGTTTTCTTCCATCAGGTTTATTCTATAGTTCACGCCATCTAGAATCTGCATCAGATagttgcctgaaaaaaaacatttaaagactTTGTGTATCAAAACTGCCTAATAGGGGGGCATTTTGAttgtttcctttcccctttctccttaTCTCTACCCGTCTCTTTATCCTTTCACTACCTCCTGTAAGTTCAGACCAATTTCTTCAGTCGAGATTTCTAATGCTTTGTTTTTTGACACTTGCTGCTTTTTGTATTTAAGGATATTCCATCACAACCCTTTCTATAATTTAACTTTTCATCTGGCAGTATGTCAGAGAAAAAGCTTTCTCCATATGGGAATGACATTAACCTGGCTGTTGTTCAGTTGACATCATTTGATACAGAACATAACATCATTAAGAATATTTCATGTCTTAATGTTGACTGTACTttagacaacaggaaaaaaaagtaataaaattgtCTCATTTATTGTAGTAATACTATTCCTAGAAAGATGAAGCTAGAAAAGTGATGGTGCTTTCCTGTTTATGTGGCATTGCTGGCTTTACAGTAAGAAAAAGTTTTATCATGTACCATTAACACAGCTTTTTTTTGCATCGATAGATGATGtattcttttcagaagaaaaatacccCCAGGTTTTTCCTGCAGAGTGGAAATCCATTTTTGATCCACAATGTCATAAAGTAATGACACTGTGTTCAACCAAATGGTATTATAATTCCAAGTTCTTAAGTAAGTGATACAGAGAACTGTCAGAATTTCTGAGTTAGTCAAAATCATAATGTTCATTCTTATTGCAGATTTCAATTTATGTGCCTGTGCCTGCTTAAATGACatatttttcctagaaaaaaatgaaacaattaaacTGCTTCTTGAAAGAGAGGAGTGTTCTCAGGCTGCAGCAGAGGATAAGACTCAGGAGTCCTTTTTTGCCTGTACAAAAAACTGCCTGTACAAAAAACTAGGCATCTATGAAAGCTTCTTGAATCCACAACAGTCTCATTATTTCACTGAACTGTAAGATGTTTGGTGGAACAAGTTTCAGAGCAGATATTGACAGAGAATATACATTTCAGCTAAAATGCTTTTATAATCCAACTtctatttaaataaagttttgctGTTAACTTTCAGTGGAAGCAGGAATAGCTTCTGTATGGGGAAAAGTTGTAGCTGTTATCCTTGCTAGTTTTCATAGTGTACATATTGCTGCTACAAACAATTTTAGCATCAGTTACtgtaaaatataagaaatatCCACATGATGATATACTATGATTAGTACTCAACATTTCAGTGTGAGAAATCTCTAAAATGGAATTAGTCTGTTATGAAGTACTGTACTTGAATTTGATTCATTCCCATTATCATTCTTTTTGTGAATGTTTTATATCTGAATTAAAGTAACTGATTTATACTGATATATATCTGATTTAAGCAGATTGTTGATATAGTAAATGCATTacctttattattattcatttgCTGTTTTCACACTGTCAAGAATTTCAGCTGTACATACACTGTACCATCTGCAGATCCTTCAATTTTTAATATGGGTAGACAgaagaacagttttattttaaacttgaaTGCTAAGCAACAGAGGCTTAAAAACTGTAATGCAGCctgattttcctttgctttatctCTAGAGAACCCTATCTTCATATGTATGATCTAAGTGGTAGAATATACAGACCATCTAGTGACTATTTCTTGATTTGAAAGATTCTTATATGTGCTATAAAAACTTTATGACTTTGAAAAAAACTTCAATCTTCTCTTAATGAGTCAACATTAGAAAGAAATTATTAGTTCTATTTCCTAATTTTAATTAGGACaattaaaaagtaatagaaaaaaagtgtttgtcaGTGATAACAcctgttttctattttatattgCTTAGATATTAGATTCATGTTAAGGGTTTAGTATTAAAATGGTAGTACATACATTACCCTAGAGAAGTACTTAACCTTTTTTATCTAAGCCTTTCAGATATTCACTGTGATGGTAGAAATATTCTTTTATTATCCATCTGTTTAAAAGTTTACTAGATTATCTTGATGTTTAATAATGACTTGCAGACTATTTCAGAATAATTACAGTTTCAcattgaaaaaaaaccataaagGCACACCTAGAGAAAGTTTACCCCTTGTCATCCAAGGAGAAAACATACATAGTTCACTGATATTTAATATCCTTAATGAAGGGTAGTAGGGTGTAAAATAGTAAGTTAATTTGTCATGTTTACTAattgaattggaaaaaaaaaagggtggggggggAATTTGAAAATTCATGTTTTAAATCCCATAGTAAAGTCCAGTTCTAGGAGGAACTGAACACCTGCAGTTCTCAGTAACCCTCTAGTGgcagctgaaatattttacagcagtATAAATAAACACTACAAGAGCAAATACTTTACTTGTGAAGTTAATAGCACAGCTATTtagttaaaataaattgtttgccTAATATttgtaaaatgcacagaaaacttATACAGGCAGTAAGGATTAACAGGTTACGTACCGGGTCTTGGTTGCATTGCTGGACATTTAGAAGAACATTTGTTATCAAGGCTGTTCACAACAAATGTCAAATTAGCAACTTTGCTGTCCACATAATGTTCTACATTGTTCATATTTATGAGGCTCATCTTCTCTAAACGACCCTGCAGTGTCTGAATCTGGCTCTTTGCATTTTTCAAGCTGGTTGCCATTCTGTTAACTTTGCTTTGCAGGTCCTTTACTCTGTTATCTTGGATTTTGCTAGTTTCTGCTGGAGTTTCTGCATTAGGTAGCTGGAATTCATTACTACTGTCTCTCTCTTGGTTGTCATCTGCCTGCAGCTGGCAGCATTTCTTCAGCTTGTTTACTGCTTCTTTGAGGGTCTGTACTTCTTTGAGAGTCTTCTCAAGCAGTCTGAATTCTTTGGGTAACTGGATGGTCATAGGAGGCAGATTGATCTGATAAGGACAATCCTCTCCTCCATCACATTTCCGATTAGTTTTGAGCTTTACAGGACAAGTCTCAGTAAGTTTTCCTTCTTTAGCATCCTCTTCATCTTCTAAAATAACTGCAAACACATTTGTTAAAGTGAGGAGAGCTGTCTTCAGCAAGACTAAGTAAACGAGCAGCTTCATCTTCACAGAGAAACTAGCAGTATGAGGAAGTGTGCAGAAGTGGAACAACTTTATAAGGGCAGCTTGAAGCCTGTGAGTTATCAGACTGCCTACACTGTTCTCAGAAATGGGTGGGAGTGCTTGCATCACGTGTGATTAATAACAGAGCAAAGTAGGTAGTGCTTGCAAGAGTAGCATGTTTCAGTGAGTATTCCTGACTCAGAACTAGTGTATGTAAGCAAAATTATGAAATGCATCTGTGCTGATCACTTATGCAATTTAATTTCATTCCTTGTTGcacatggattttctttttttggaaaaaaaaaaagatcagtccTCTAACATCTATTTCATAAGATCTGAATGTTCTAAAACTGCTTTTCAAAACCAGACTGCAGTTTTACCACAGCAGGTGGAAAAGGGCAAAACCAGCCCCTTTCTGAGTATGAGGTTTATCCCAGTAATAGCTTTGCTGTCACCCAGTCCCCTTATTCCTAAAACTGTATAGGTTCATGAACAGATGTATTCATGAAAATGATTTAAATCTCAAAGCATGTTGAAATGCACATATTGTTTTAGTTCCAAACATTTTTCAGGATAGTTTTCACAAACTAAAGAGGATGAACAGCAGTTTCTTCCTCCTATTTTGCTTAGCACTGCTTAGAATAGTTACCTGGAATATTCATGTATGACACATCACAGTTAAAATTCACTGTTACCTGATTCTGAGAAATTCTCACCTTTCTAAGTAAAGGTAAGGGAACTTACCCTCCCCTGCTTTGATGCCTGGGATCCTAGTTGTTGGATTGATTGTCCAGAAAACCCAAAGCAAGTCCTGGTCTTCTGAATAATGTCCTGAATTCTAAATCCAAAGCAAGGCAGAGAGCCAGGGAAGAAGCTCCCATGGGCCCATCAGTTTGGGGCATTCTTTTCTGTATTCCTGATTTTCagttcctgcttttctttttattgtgcCTTGTATCAGCTTTAAGAGTTAATCATGTACTTCAGAGGACTAATCACACCAAATGGAATACTTCAGCTCTAGGTGACATTTGCCAGGTACTTCCTCATTTTTATTCTACAGCCACCTTTGCCATTCTCACGTGGTGCCTATGCAATTTTAATAATCTGTGTCATTTTCCTTGTGCCCCAAAGGAAGGCTACACGGGCACATACATATTCGTGCATTCATAGCTCACTCAAGAGCCAAATAAACTGCATGAGTAACGGGTTTTTACACCAGTTCTTGTTTAATTAGTCCAATCTGAACAATTTATGTCCCTAAACCCTATTTGAAATTACTCATAATACAGATTAAACATTAAACAAACATTAGTCACACACATACTCCATACTTTCATGATCTCTGGAATGTTACTAGCTTTTATAGAGACCACAAGCTTATATTGATAGTACAGGAGGGAGGCTTGATAAAAAAACCTACTTGTCTAACCTGCTGCAACAGTTCCTTCAGATTCCTGCGTAGCACAATGGTCTGGGCACTTTCTTGAGAAAAGGGGTTTGAATCTACCTTTCCCATATTCTAAATGAACATCCCAGAAACTGCCATGGCACTTCTAGTTATGTGGCAAAACTGTGTATCTCTCCCTTTCAGATCATGATGGTTCCTCAGCAGTGAGGTGAAAGATCCACCCCAGACTGCAACTTGGGTGTAAAATATTGACATCACTTTGGTTTTGTTAAAAATGCATCAAAGCTGAAATGTTTGTAAAGGTGAAATGTATGATTTAAATTTGtgactaaaattttaaaatttttcatttgattgATAGGATCCTACATTTTTTTATCAGTCTAATATCAGGTGTTTACAGAGCCTTGTTCTCCTATTTGGCTGCTACTGTCAAATTGAGGAAAGCTATACCAGCCTATTTTGAGGGCCTTTAGAAATATAATCGAATTCCTAAATCCTAGTTATATGGGAACCATATTGCCCCCACACTGCTGTTTGTTCAATTTACAATGAACTCAGCTGTGGGACTTTGGACTGGAAAAACTATTCTGTATctgtaaaattaataataattatccTTGGTAGACCACATCTTATGAATTGCCTTGAAATGTTTAAATGTTCATCAAATATTGTTGTAATTTATGACTGTTGTGCTGCATTGAAAGCCTAAAATATCATTAGAACTTAGTAACTTCAAGAAGGGCAGAAATATCTAGTAATGCTGAatgttaaagaaaagaaagttcaGATAGTAATGTGAGGTATCTGAGTTTTTTAATCATCTTTGTCCTGAGACATTCATTCCTTGGTCCCTTAAATACGTTCATTTTGGGATACTTACTTCGTCGTTTGGGTGAGATTTCTGTAACTTGAGATGCTCTGCTATCCTTCTGATTTTGTTACTCGTCTGATCAGCAGTCTGTTTGGAGCCTGAAATACCCATTTCTACATCAGATATCTGCACGCTTCTCCTACCTGGAGCAGTCTTCTAACTGAGGACTCGTCTTTCTTCTTGTTCTGTCAGGCAATGTCCATTCCCAACAATTTTTCAgctctctcttcttccttccgGAACTCAAAGTAATATGCCCCAGCCTAATTTGTGTTTTGCACCTCTTATCTTCCTCGGGATAAATGAAGCAAACTTTCAGTTTTTAACAAATCTTTGCCCTTAGAAGGGGCACTGAGCAATCTTAAACTGTAAGATGCTTATGCAGCTTATGGCAGAAATACTGGACCAGATAAAATTGAGAACTGCAGTTTGTTTATAAACAAAGTTTCTTCCCAGATGGGGCTTTTCTAGATCCCTAGAGTGTTCTGTTTAATACTTAAAACTTCAAAGTAGTTAAGCAAtcacaaaacccaaaagcaaagCCAGTCTTTTTCAACTGTTAAAGGATCTAGCTGAGTAACAGCCAATGACCACAAGGGAGAATTTTCTACCAAGGTCTTTTGTTTGGTTAAAGGTCATTTTCTCATAGCTTTTCATCTCTTTTAGTCTTCTTTTTAGGAATCTACTTTTCCTCCTGTGGACTGGAGATATCTTAATCTTACAGACATATCTTCCTAAAGATAAGAAGATAACTGAGAGCTTGTGATATTCTTAAATTCTGCTGAAGATTTTATATCTGTTCCCAGAACTACCCAGTGGTTGCAAGGTTAAAGAAGtaatatattttggtttaataGACTTGTCTCAGGACTGTTTATTCAAAGTTTATCAAAAGCAGCGTGAACCATTTCCCATGATGTTTTAGAGCAAGGTTTCTTTTCTGGCAGATAATGGAAAATAGGTCAAATAGAAAACAAGAAGGTTAAGACTGTAGGCAGATGTTAATTTAACTCGTGACTACGGCAATTTAAAACACAAAAGTTTGCCATTTTGGATTTCTGTGTGTGCTGGGAGTTAACATCTCCTGCAGAAGAGTTGCTGCAAAACACCCAGGTTTGTGCAGGCTGTTTGAGTGATTGGTATGAACAAACCTAAAGCACATCTCGGTTCATTCATATAAACCATTTTGGTGGCAAAGGTGGAATGTGTTAAGATTCAACTGCTGCAGTAATATTCTTGATGTTTTCTATAGACTTCAGTGATTGTGTGATACGTTTTGGCTGAGAAAGAGGATGAAAAGCAATTAGATTCACTTTCAGTTTTTCCCACAATGTGGAATACATACCAGAAGTCCATATTAGAAACAAATTTTGATTTAGGATTCTTTTTGGttaattcaattattttttaatttagtagTCATTTTTCAGGCAAACAGTATTTTTGTTGTCCACTGAATCGTAGGACTACCTGTTCAACTTCCTCATGTGTCTTATGAGAACACATAGGAGCATGAAAAGGAAGGCAGTCCTattccatttaatttaaattgttaATATTCTGGGACACAGATTACATTGAGCTTGTAGCCACACGGATTTCTTATCTGTTTAAAGTGGTCTTTGCTTTATAAATTCTGGTGACAGGCAGGAAGACAACACTTACATAGAGCATATAAGTAGTAGATAACTTATTTATATAAGCAATTGTAAATGTAAGACATATTAAAAAATTCATGTGATCAAA from Athene noctua chromosome 3, bAthNoc1.hap1.1, whole genome shotgun sequence encodes the following:
- the FGL2 gene encoding fibroleukin, with the protein product MQALPPISENSVGSLITHRLQAALIKLFHFCTLPHTASFSVKMKLLVYLVLLKTALLTLTNVFAVILEDEEDAKEGKLTETCPVKLKTNRKCDGGEDCPYQINLPPMTIQLPKEFRLLEKTLKEVQTLKEAVNKLKKCCQLQADDNQERDSSNEFQLPNAETPAETSKIQDNRVKDLQSKVNRMATSLKNAKSQIQTLQGRLEKMSLINMNNVEHYVDSKVANLTFVVNSLDNKCSSKCPAMQPRPVIQIMQRDCADHYTAGRRSNGIYRISPDPRNDSFEVYCDMRTHGGGWTVLQRRQDGSTNFNRTWNDYKNGFGNLSREFWLGNDKIHLLTKSQEMQLRIELEDFNGIREYAKYEHFYVANEYLKYRLSVHGYSGTAGDALHYSKHYNHDQKFFTTPDKDNDRYPSGNCGAYYSSGWWFDACLSANLNGKYYHKKYKGVRNGIFWGTWHGISDDIPSGYRQAFKSVKIMIRPKSFVQ